A stretch of the Vigna radiata var. radiata cultivar VC1973A chromosome 9, Vradiata_ver6, whole genome shotgun sequence genome encodes the following:
- the LOC106773880 gene encoding E3 ubiquitin-protein ligase RHA1B produces the protein MGFPVGYAEVFFPNPFLHTLAFLGLLRNLVFFLFHLLGLSDFLETEVAWPDPRIPATTAAVSRPPSVSALLIRDILPVAKFGESEENSCACAVCLFEFSEEEEIRRMRNCKHIFHRACVDRWIDHDQKTCPLCRTPFVPDDMLDDYNQRLWAASGINEFYSDYTSSF, from the coding sequence ATGGGTTTTCCGGTCGGTTACGCCGAGGTCTTCTTCCCCAACCCCTTCCTCCACACACTGGCCTTCCTCGGCCTCCTACGAAACCTCGTCTTCTTTCTCTTCCACCTCCTCGGACTCTCCGACTTCCTCGAAACCGAGGTCGCATGGCCGGACCCCCGCATCCCCGCCACCACCGCCGCCGTCTCCAGACCTCCCTCCGTGTCGGCGCTACTCATCAGGGACATCCTCCCCGTCGCCAAGTTCGGAGAGTCTGAGGAAAACTCCTGCGCCTGCGCCGTCTGTCTGTTCGAGTTCTCCGAGGAGGAGGAGATTCGGCGCATGCGGAACTGCAAACACATTTTCCACCGCGCCTGCGTGGACCGTTGGATCGATCACGATCAAAAAACATGCCCTCTCTGTAGGACCCCCTTTGTGCCTGATGACATGCTTGATGATTATAATCAACGTCTCTGGGCTGCTTCTGGAATCAACGAGTTCTACTCCGATTACACTTCTTCTTTCTGA